One genomic segment of Protaetiibacter intestinalis includes these proteins:
- a CDS encoding IclR family transcriptional regulator domain-containing protein, with protein sequence MTMEDTTLAPDEPVRSAEFVQSLERGLAVIRAFDARRPSLTLSEVAKETGLSRAAARRFLLTLVELGYVGTDGREFALRPRVLELGHAYLSSLSLPEIAEPHIKRLATEVGESTSVAVLDGQDIVYVGRYATYRIMSASIRVGTRFPAFATSMGRAILGSLPDAEREAFLATVELPELTPHTVRDVGALRAELARVPEQGYALVDQELEEGLRSIAAPLRDASGAVVAAVNVSAPVRRGDVAEILADILPALKRAASDIEADLERTGVRVR encoded by the coding sequence ATGACCATGGAAGACACCACCCTCGCCCCGGATGAGCCGGTGCGTTCGGCCGAGTTCGTGCAGTCGCTCGAGCGGGGTCTCGCGGTCATCCGCGCCTTCGACGCGCGGCGGCCCTCGCTCACGCTGAGCGAGGTCGCCAAGGAGACGGGCCTCAGCCGCGCCGCGGCGCGGCGCTTCCTGCTGACGCTCGTCGAGCTCGGCTACGTCGGCACCGACGGGCGCGAGTTCGCGCTGCGGCCGCGTGTGCTCGAGCTCGGGCACGCCTACCTCTCGAGCCTGTCGCTGCCCGAGATCGCGGAGCCGCACATCAAGCGGCTCGCGACGGAGGTGGGGGAGTCGACCTCGGTCGCCGTCCTCGATGGGCAGGACATCGTCTACGTCGGGCGCTACGCGACCTACCGCATCATGTCCGCGTCGATCCGGGTCGGTACGCGCTTCCCCGCGTTCGCCACCTCGATGGGGCGCGCGATCCTCGGCTCCCTGCCGGACGCCGAGCGCGAGGCCTTCCTCGCGACGGTCGAGCTGCCGGAGCTCACGCCGCACACCGTGCGCGACGTCGGCGCCCTGCGCGCCGAGCTCGCGCGGGTGCCCGAGCAGGGCTACGCGCTCGTCGACCAGGAGCTCGAGGAGGGGCTGCGCTCGATCGCCGCACCGCTGCGCGACGCCTCGGGCGCCGTCGTCGCGGCCGTCAACGTCTCGGCGCCGGTGCGACGCGGTGACGTCGCCGAGATCCTCGCCGACATCCTGCCCGCACTGAAGCGCGCGGCATCCGACATCGAGGCCGACCTCGAGCGCACGGGGGTGCGGGTGCGATGA
- a CDS encoding ABC transporter ATP-binding protein produces MTRTDSLHAEAATLEVAGLRKVYTGRGEPVEAIAQLDFTVPAGQFVCVVGPSGAGKTTLLRTLAGLLSATEGTVSLGGTAVVGPPPGLAVVLQEYGRSLFPWKSVADNVELPLKEKRVPKARRQELVRDSLEAVGLTEAAAQYPWQLSGGMQQRVAIARAIAYEPQVLLMDEPFAAVDAQTRFDLEDLVRSLWKRLGITVVFVTHDIDESVYLAERVLVLSGRPTVLLEDVAIDLGDERDQLETRSHPEFARLRTHVYELVQAAKRGVRSVAEAELSH; encoded by the coding sequence ATGACCCGGACAGACTCCCTCCACGCCGAGGCGGCGACCCTCGAGGTCGCGGGCCTGCGCAAGGTGTACACCGGCCGCGGCGAGCCCGTCGAGGCGATCGCCCAGCTCGACTTCACGGTGCCCGCCGGCCAGTTCGTGTGCGTCGTCGGCCCCTCGGGGGCCGGCAAGACGACGCTGCTGCGGACCCTCGCGGGCCTGCTGTCCGCGACCGAGGGCACCGTCTCGCTCGGCGGCACGGCCGTCGTCGGCCCGCCGCCCGGCCTCGCCGTGGTGCTGCAGGAGTACGGCCGCTCGCTCTTCCCGTGGAAGTCGGTGGCCGACAACGTCGAGCTGCCGCTCAAGGAGAAGCGCGTGCCGAAGGCGCGCCGGCAGGAGCTCGTGCGCGACAGCCTCGAGGCGGTGGGCCTCACGGAGGCCGCCGCGCAGTACCCGTGGCAGCTCTCGGGCGGCATGCAGCAGCGCGTCGCGATCGCCCGCGCGATCGCCTACGAGCCGCAGGTGCTGCTCATGGACGAACCCTTCGCGGCGGTCGACGCCCAGACCCGGTTCGACCTCGAGGATCTGGTGCGCTCGCTCTGGAAGCGGCTCGGCATCACGGTCGTCTTCGTGACCCACGACATCGACGAGTCGGTGTACCTCGCCGAGCGGGTGCTCGTGCTCTCGGGGCGCCCCACGGTGCTGCTCGAGGACGTCGCGATCGACCTCGGCGACGAGCGCGACCAGCTCGAGACGCGCTCGCATCCGGAGTTCGCGCGGCTGCGCACGCACGTCTACGAACTCGTGCAGGCGGCCAAGCGCGGCGTGCGCTCGGTGGCCGAGGCGGAGCTCTCGCACTGA
- the pcaDC gene encoding bifunctional 3-oxoadipate enol-lactonase/4-carboxymuconolactone decarboxylase PcaDC: protein MTLELRGTGFAVRDASRPLLVLGPSLGTSAAALWADVVPLLAAEADLLGWDLPGHGASPAPAGPSTTVEEIADAVLGLIDDAQAERGDPGAPVWYAGDSAGGAVGLQLLLDAPDRFAGAALISTGARIGTPEGWEERAALVEQAGTPTQVIGSTERWFAPGFVEREPQVVTRLLASLQTADRHGYAAVCRALAAFDVRTRLGEIATPLVAVAGSDDRPTPVSSLAAIAAGARRARLRVLEGVAHLPPAEDPEAVAAILRELLAGRLGASDPERAAAGFAVRREVLGDAHVDRAIGATSATTAEFQDLITRYAWGEIWTRPGIDRRMRSAVTLTALVAGGHWAELEMHLRAALRNGLSPAEIREILLQTAIYCSVPSANHAFGIADRVLGEDGEAAR, encoded by the coding sequence ATGACCCTCGAGCTGCGCGGCACCGGCTTCGCCGTGCGCGACGCCTCCCGACCGCTGCTCGTGCTCGGGCCCTCGCTCGGCACCTCGGCCGCGGCGCTGTGGGCGGATGTCGTGCCACTGCTCGCCGCGGAGGCCGACCTGCTCGGCTGGGACCTGCCCGGCCACGGCGCATCCCCGGCCCCCGCGGGCCCCTCGACCACGGTCGAGGAGATCGCGGATGCCGTGCTCGGCCTGATCGACGATGCCCAGGCCGAGCGCGGCGACCCCGGCGCCCCCGTCTGGTACGCGGGCGACTCCGCGGGCGGCGCGGTCGGGCTGCAGCTGCTGCTCGACGCGCCGGATCGCTTCGCGGGCGCGGCGCTCATCAGCACGGGCGCTCGGATCGGCACGCCCGAGGGCTGGGAGGAGCGCGCCGCGCTTGTCGAGCAGGCGGGCACCCCGACCCAGGTGATCGGCTCGACCGAGCGCTGGTTCGCGCCCGGCTTCGTCGAGCGCGAGCCGCAGGTCGTGACGCGGCTGCTCGCCTCGCTGCAGACCGCCGACCGGCACGGCTACGCGGCCGTCTGTCGCGCGCTCGCGGCGTTTGACGTGCGCACGCGGCTCGGCGAGATCGCGACGCCGCTCGTCGCGGTCGCGGGCTCCGACGACCGCCCGACCCCGGTCTCCTCGCTCGCGGCGATCGCCGCCGGTGCGCGGCGCGCGCGGCTGCGGGTGCTCGAGGGCGTCGCCCACCTGCCGCCCGCCGAGGACCCGGAGGCGGTGGCCGCGATCCTCCGCGAGCTGCTCGCGGGGCGGCTCGGCGCATCCGACCCGGAGCGCGCGGCCGCGGGCTTCGCGGTGCGCCGCGAGGTGCTCGGCGACGCGCACGTCGACCGGGCGATCGGCGCGACCTCGGCGACGACCGCCGAGTTCCAGGACCTCATCACGCGCTACGCGTGGGGCGAGATCTGGACGCGGCCCGGCATCGACCGGCGGATGCGCTCCGCCGTGACGCTCACGGCGCTCGTCGCGGGCGGGCACTGGGCGGAGCTGGAGATGCACCTGCGGGCGGCGCTCCGCAACGGGCTCAGCCCCGCCGAGATCCGCGAGATCCTGCTGCAGACCGCGATCTACTGCTCGGTGCCGAGCGCCAACCACGCCTTCGGCATCGCCGACCGCGTGCTCGGCGAGGACGGCGAAGCGGCCCGGTGA
- the pcaH gene encoding protocatechuate 3,4-dioxygenase subunit beta has protein sequence MGERAMTPELEPQERLSAEIAELHAAYDAARAAGAPAETRPRLDFGPYRSSLLRHPTKDPVHADPETIELFSPVFGERDISPLEADLTIQRRGEPIGERIVVRGRVIDGDGRPVRRQLVEVWQANAGGRYIHKRDQHPAPLDPNFTGVGRTLTDDDGWYEFVTIKPGPYPWRNHYNAWRPAHIHFSLFGSEFTQRIVTQMYFPGDPLFPLDPIYQSIVDPAARARLVAEYDHGITRHEWATGYRWDIVLSGTRRTVFEHDLAEEHDDEH, from the coding sequence ATGGGAGAACGTGCGATGACGCCCGAACTCGAACCACAGGAGCGGCTGAGCGCCGAGATCGCCGAGCTGCACGCCGCCTACGACGCGGCCCGCGCGGCGGGCGCGCCGGCCGAGACCCGCCCGCGCCTCGACTTCGGCCCCTACCGCTCCTCGCTGCTGCGGCATCCCACGAAGGATCCGGTGCACGCCGACCCCGAGACGATCGAGCTGTTCTCGCCCGTGTTCGGCGAGCGCGACATCTCGCCGCTCGAGGCGGATCTCACCATCCAGCGCCGCGGCGAGCCGATCGGCGAGCGCATCGTGGTGCGCGGTCGCGTGATCGACGGCGACGGGCGCCCCGTGCGCCGCCAGCTCGTCGAGGTGTGGCAGGCGAACGCGGGCGGGCGCTACATCCACAAGCGCGACCAGCATCCGGCGCCGCTCGACCCCAACTTCACGGGCGTCGGGCGCACCCTCACCGACGACGACGGCTGGTACGAGTTCGTCACCATCAAGCCGGGACCGTATCCGTGGCGCAACCACTACAACGCCTGGCGGCCCGCGCACATCCACTTCTCGCTGTTCGGCAGCGAGTTCACGCAGCGCATCGTGACGCAGATGTACTTCCCGGGCGACCCGCTGTTCCCGCTCGACCCGATCTACCAGTCGATCGTCGACCCGGCCGCCCGGGCCCGGCTCGTCGCGGAGTACGATCACGGCATCACGCGCCACGAGTGGGCCACCGGCTACCGCTGGGACATCGTCCTCTCCGGCACCCGCCGCACGGTGTTCGAGCACGACCTGGCCGAGGAGCACGACGATGAGCACTGA
- a CDS encoding ABC transporter permease — protein MTGTRRIAWRVLMIVALPAILFAAWWFGSANSTNFLNPPLSRILEQYAKFWFSGDSWSDWPIITETVPGLTRLFLGYASALVVGIVLGVAIGSSRALRAYVEPVLELFRAIPPPILVPIFTLFLGIGDEMRIAVIAMGALWPILLNTVEGVRGLDPVLRDTAKAYRIGGVRRITQLVLPGASPQIVTGARQALSIAIILMVISEMFTAVDGLGFTIVSFQRSFAIPAMWSGVILLGLLGVLLSLLFKVITDRVLAWYHGYLQSQRGGN, from the coding sequence ATGACGGGCACCCGGCGGATCGCGTGGCGCGTGCTCATGATCGTCGCGCTGCCGGCGATCCTGTTCGCGGCGTGGTGGTTCGGTTCCGCGAACTCCACCAACTTCCTGAACCCGCCGCTGTCGAGGATCCTCGAGCAGTACGCCAAGTTCTGGTTCTCGGGCGACAGCTGGAGCGACTGGCCCATCATCACCGAGACGGTGCCCGGCCTCACCCGGCTGTTCCTCGGCTACGCCTCGGCGCTCGTCGTCGGCATCGTGCTGGGCGTCGCGATCGGCTCCTCGCGGGCCCTGCGCGCCTACGTCGAGCCGGTGCTCGAGCTGTTCCGCGCGATCCCGCCGCCCATCCTGGTGCCGATCTTCACGCTGTTCCTCGGCATCGGCGACGAGATGCGGATCGCGGTCATCGCGATGGGCGCGCTGTGGCCGATCCTGCTCAACACCGTGGAGGGCGTGCGCGGGCTGGACCCCGTGCTGCGCGACACCGCGAAGGCGTACCGGATCGGCGGCGTGCGCCGCATCACGCAGCTCGTGCTGCCGGGCGCGAGCCCGCAGATCGTCACGGGCGCGCGGCAGGCGCTGTCGATCGCGATCATCCTCATGGTGATCAGCGAGATGTTCACGGCCGTCGACGGCCTCGGCTTCACGATCGTGAGCTTCCAGCGCAGCTTCGCCATCCCGGCGATGTGGAGCGGCGTCATCCTGCTGGGCCTGCTCGGCGTGCTGCTCTCCCTTCTCTTCAAGGTGATCACGGATCGCGTGCTCGCCTGGTACCACGGCTACCTGCAGTCCCAGCGCGGAGGCAATTGA
- a CDS encoding 4-hydroxybenzoate 3-monooxygenase produces MTERTRVAVIGAGPAGLLLSQLLHERGVDHVVLESRSREEIHTTHRAGILEAGSVRALVELGLDRVIREGDRHDGIDLRFDGEMHRIDFRELVGESVWLYPQTEVFADLAARRTEQGADIRWQTSVVEILDHDGANPGVRWRDAEGREGELRAELLVGADGSRSIARHAFPEQLRRTWVHEYPYAWFGVIVEAPRSAPELVYAESERGFALVSQRTPTHQRLYFQCDPDEDPDAWDDARIWTELQARVAGPDGFRLAEGPVEEKTVLRFRSSVVEPVRHGRLVLAGDAAHTVPPTGAKGLNLALADVLILAEVLEGWLAGAGDDALDEYGRRSSRRVWRAQNFSAWMSRMLHTTPDEPGFERRRRIAELRTLVESEAGRRYLAEGYTGWENVR; encoded by the coding sequence GTGACCGAGCGCACCCGCGTCGCCGTGATCGGCGCCGGACCCGCCGGCCTGCTCCTCTCGCAGCTGCTGCACGAGCGGGGCGTCGACCACGTCGTGCTCGAGTCGCGCTCCCGTGAGGAGATCCACACGACGCACCGGGCGGGCATCCTCGAGGCGGGCTCGGTGCGCGCGCTCGTCGAGCTCGGACTCGACCGGGTGATCCGCGAGGGCGACCGGCACGACGGCATCGACCTGCGCTTCGACGGCGAGATGCACCGCATCGACTTCCGCGAGCTCGTGGGCGAGTCGGTGTGGCTCTACCCGCAGACCGAGGTGTTCGCCGACCTCGCCGCGCGCCGCACCGAGCAGGGCGCCGACATCCGCTGGCAGACCTCGGTGGTCGAGATCCTCGACCACGACGGCGCGAACCCGGGCGTGCGCTGGCGCGACGCCGAGGGCCGCGAGGGCGAGCTGCGCGCGGAGCTGCTCGTCGGCGCCGACGGCTCGCGCTCGATCGCCCGGCACGCCTTCCCCGAGCAGCTGCGCCGCACCTGGGTGCACGAGTACCCCTACGCCTGGTTCGGCGTCATCGTCGAGGCGCCGCGCAGCGCCCCCGAGCTCGTCTACGCCGAATCCGAGCGCGGCTTCGCGCTCGTGAGCCAGCGCACCCCGACCCACCAGCGGCTGTACTTCCAGTGCGACCCGGACGAGGATCCGGATGCCTGGGACGACGCGCGCATCTGGACCGAACTGCAGGCGCGCGTCGCGGGCCCCGACGGCTTCCGCCTCGCGGAGGGGCCCGTCGAGGAGAAGACGGTGCTGCGCTTCCGCTCCTCCGTCGTCGAGCCGGTGCGGCACGGCCGCCTCGTGCTCGCGGGCGACGCCGCCCACACCGTGCCGCCCACCGGCGCGAAGGGGCTCAACCTCGCCCTCGCCGACGTGCTCATCCTCGCCGAGGTGCTCGAGGGCTGGCTCGCGGGTGCCGGCGACGACGCGCTCGACGAGTACGGCCGCCGCTCCTCGCGCCGGGTGTGGCGCGCGCAGAACTTCTCCGCCTGGATGAGCCGGATGCTGCACACGACCCCCGACGAGCCCGGCTTCGAGCGCCGCCGCCGGATCGCCGAGCTGCGCACGCTCGTGGAGTCGGAGGCGGGACGCCGCTACCTTGCGGAGGGATACACCGGATGGGAGAACGTGCGATGA
- a CDS encoding lyase family protein has translation MPDVGLLLPGVPEGLADDVALVRAMLAVEVAWSRTLVSTGRADAASAARVAEVADALAAEPAGFAAELAAASAATGNPVIALVARLRAEAGDPHAAAVHTGLTSQDVVDTALVLVTRDAAHDTRDGLHRARVALTRLARTHRETPALARTLAQAAAPTTFGARFAGWLQGVAEAEDRLAGVAFPVAWGGAAGTLESVPGDRLDVLRPWAAGLGLAETVAPWHTTRAPVLRIGGAFAEVCAALGTITSDVLAAARPGVEELGEPAGAGRGASSAMPFKRNPVASVLIRRSALVAPHALAQLHTAAGLAVDERPDGAWHAEWPALRELARHAASASALAAELLEGLEVHPDAAARLLAAHPEVGDDPGAAVALVDRALESYGADA, from the coding sequence ATGCCTGACGTCGGCCTGCTGCTGCCGGGTGTGCCCGAGGGGCTCGCCGACGACGTGGCGCTCGTGCGCGCGATGCTCGCCGTCGAGGTGGCGTGGAGCCGCACCCTCGTGTCGACCGGCCGGGCGGATGCCGCCTCCGCAGCCCGGGTGGCGGAGGTCGCGGACGCGCTCGCGGCCGAGCCGGCCGGCTTCGCCGCGGAGCTCGCCGCCGCATCCGCCGCGACCGGCAACCCGGTGATCGCGCTCGTCGCTCGGCTGCGGGCCGAGGCGGGCGACCCGCACGCGGCCGCGGTGCACACGGGGCTCACGAGCCAGGACGTCGTCGACACCGCGCTCGTGCTGGTGACGCGGGATGCCGCCCACGACACGCGGGACGGGCTGCACCGTGCCCGCGTCGCGCTCACGCGCCTCGCCCGCACCCACCGCGAGACGCCCGCGCTCGCCCGCACCCTCGCGCAGGCCGCCGCCCCCACGACGTTCGGCGCCCGGTTCGCCGGCTGGCTGCAGGGCGTGGCGGAGGCGGAGGACCGCCTCGCCGGCGTCGCGTTCCCCGTCGCGTGGGGTGGCGCGGCGGGCACCCTGGAGTCGGTGCCGGGGGACCGCCTCGACGTGCTGCGCCCCTGGGCGGCCGGCCTCGGCCTCGCCGAGACGGTCGCGCCCTGGCACACCACCCGCGCCCCGGTGCTGCGCATCGGCGGTGCCTTCGCGGAGGTGTGCGCGGCGCTCGGCACCATCACCTCCGACGTGCTCGCGGCCGCCCGCCCGGGCGTCGAGGAGCTGGGCGAGCCCGCGGGCGCGGGCCGCGGCGCCTCCTCCGCCATGCCGTTCAAGCGCAACCCCGTCGCCTCCGTGCTCATCCGCCGCAGCGCCCTCGTCGCGCCGCACGCGCTCGCCCAGCTGCACACCGCGGCGGGCCTCGCCGTCGACGAGCGGCCCGACGGCGCCTGGCACGCCGAGTGGCCGGCGCTGCGCGAGCTCGCCCGGCACGCGGCATCCGCGTCCGCCCTCGCCGCCGAACTGCTCGAGGGGCTCGAGGTGCACCCCGACGCGGCCGCCCGGCTGCTCGCCGCGCACCCCGAGGTCGGGGACGACCCGGGGGCGGCCGTCGCCCTCGTCGACCGCGCACTCGAGAGCTACGGAGCAGACGCATGA
- a CDS encoding 3-oxoacid CoA-transferase subunit B, with product MTAAVTAPLSKAQLAARVAQDIPRGAYVNLGIGLPTLVANHLAPDAGVTLHTENGMLGMGPAAPAELIDPDLVNAGKIPVTELPGAAYFHQADSFAMMRGGHIDVCVLGAFEVSLGGDLANWSAGEPGAIPAVGGAMDLAVGARDTWVMMNLLTKDGRPKLLPACTLPLTGVGCVTRVYTDLAVIDVGPRADGAHPVVVRAVQTFGIGLAELGELLGLPVEQVAP from the coding sequence ATGACCGCCGCCGTGACCGCACCGCTCAGCAAGGCGCAGCTCGCCGCACGCGTCGCCCAGGACATCCCTCGCGGGGCATACGTCAATCTCGGCATCGGCCTGCCCACGCTCGTCGCGAACCACCTCGCGCCGGATGCCGGGGTCACCTTGCATACCGAGAACGGCATGTTGGGGATGGGGCCCGCCGCGCCCGCCGAGCTCATCGACCCCGACCTCGTCAACGCGGGCAAGATCCCGGTCACCGAGCTGCCGGGCGCCGCCTACTTCCACCAGGCCGACTCCTTCGCGATGATGCGCGGCGGCCACATCGACGTGTGCGTGCTCGGCGCCTTCGAGGTCTCGCTCGGCGGCGACCTCGCCAACTGGTCGGCGGGCGAGCCCGGCGCCATCCCCGCGGTCGGCGGCGCCATGGACCTCGCGGTCGGCGCCCGCGACACCTGGGTCATGATGAATCTCCTCACCAAGGACGGGCGGCCGAAGCTGCTGCCCGCCTGCACCCTTCCGCTCACCGGGGTCGGATGCGTCACACGCGTCTACACCGACCTCGCGGTGATCGATGTCGGACCCCGCGCGGACGGCGCACACCCGGTCGTCGTCCGCGCGGTCCAGACCTTCGGGATCGGCCTCGCCGAGCTCGGAGAGCTGCTGGGCCTCCCCGTCGAGCAGGTGGCGCCGTGA
- a CDS encoding thiolase family protein: protein MTAAFLYDAVRTPFGRYGGALAGVRPDDLAAFVLGEQLRRAPGLDPALVDDVIFGNANGAGEENRDVARMAVLLAGLPLTVPGVTVNRLCGSSLEAAIQAARAIESGDARVVVAAGVESMSRAPWVLPKPQKAFPSGDAQLVSTTLGWRLVNPRMQPDFTVSLGEATERLRERHGIDRERQDAFALRSHRLAHEAWEAGCYDGLVTPYPDAALARDEGIRADSSAEKLASLAPVFRPDGTVTAGNASPLNDGAAATLIGAEDAAAAIGRAPLARIASRAAVANEPQYFGEAPVLAARRALAKAGIGWGDVAAVELNEAFAAQSLACLDQWGCDPEIVNAWGGAIAIGHPLGASGARVLGTLAARLRAEGGRYGVAAICIGVGQGLAVVLENVS, encoded by the coding sequence ATGACCGCCGCGTTCCTCTACGACGCCGTGCGCACGCCGTTCGGCCGCTACGGCGGCGCGCTCGCGGGGGTGCGTCCCGACGACCTCGCCGCCTTCGTGCTCGGCGAGCAGCTGCGACGCGCCCCGGGGCTCGACCCGGCGCTCGTCGACGACGTGATCTTCGGCAACGCGAACGGCGCGGGCGAGGAGAATCGCGACGTCGCCCGGATGGCGGTGCTGCTCGCGGGGCTGCCGCTCACCGTGCCGGGCGTGACCGTCAACCGGCTGTGCGGCTCGAGCCTCGAGGCGGCGATCCAGGCGGCACGGGCGATCGAGTCGGGCGACGCGCGCGTCGTCGTGGCGGCGGGCGTCGAGTCGATGAGCCGTGCCCCCTGGGTGCTGCCGAAGCCGCAGAAGGCGTTCCCCTCGGGCGACGCGCAGCTCGTCTCGACGACGCTCGGCTGGCGACTCGTGAACCCGCGGATGCAGCCCGACTTCACCGTCTCGCTCGGCGAGGCGACCGAGCGGCTGCGCGAGAGGCACGGCATCGACCGGGAGCGTCAGGACGCCTTCGCGCTGCGCAGCCACCGTCTCGCCCACGAGGCGTGGGAGGCGGGGTGCTACGACGGGCTCGTGACCCCGTACCCGGATGCCGCACTCGCGCGGGACGAGGGCATCCGCGCCGACAGCTCGGCCGAGAAGCTCGCCTCCCTCGCGCCCGTGTTCCGACCGGACGGCACCGTCACCGCCGGCAACGCCTCGCCGCTCAACGACGGCGCGGCCGCGACGCTCATCGGCGCGGAGGACGCGGCGGCCGCGATCGGCCGCGCGCCGCTCGCCCGCATCGCCTCACGCGCGGCGGTCGCGAACGAGCCGCAGTACTTCGGGGAGGCGCCCGTGCTCGCAGCCCGGCGCGCGCTCGCGAAGGCGGGGATCGGCTGGGGCGACGTCGCCGCGGTCGAGCTCAACGAGGCCTTCGCCGCGCAGTCGCTCGCCTGCCTCGACCAGTGGGGGTGCGATCCGGAGATCGTCAACGCCTGGGGCGGCGCGATCGCGATCGGCCACCCGCTCGGCGCCTCGGGCGCGCGCGTGCTCGGCACCCTCGCCGCGCGACTGCGCGCGGAGGGCGGCCGCTACGGGGTCGCCGCGATCTGCATCGGCGTGGGCCAGGGTCTCGCCGTCGTGCTGGAGAACGTGTCATGA
- the pcaG gene encoding protocatechuate 3,4-dioxygenase subunit alpha: protein MSTEHVPTPGQTVGPFFGFGLPFARGNELVEPGTPGAVRLHGRVVDGAGEGIPDALIELWHAAPDGTIPDATGHLLRDGTFAGFGRAETDRTGGFWFRTLEPGPTEPGAAPFIAVAVFARGLLDRLFTRAYLPGEAAETDPFLARLDPERRDTLVAVREDDGSLRFDIRLQGEGETVFLEFDA, encoded by the coding sequence ATGAGCACTGAGCACGTGCCCACCCCGGGCCAGACGGTCGGGCCGTTCTTCGGCTTCGGGCTGCCGTTCGCGCGCGGCAACGAGCTCGTCGAGCCCGGCACCCCGGGCGCCGTGCGGCTGCACGGGCGGGTCGTCGACGGCGCGGGCGAGGGCATCCCCGACGCGCTCATCGAGCTCTGGCACGCCGCCCCCGACGGCACGATCCCGGATGCCACGGGTCACCTGCTGCGCGACGGCACCTTCGCGGGCTTCGGCCGCGCCGAGACCGACCGCACGGGCGGCTTCTGGTTCCGCACCCTCGAGCCCGGCCCCACCGAGCCGGGGGCTGCGCCCTTCATCGCGGTCGCCGTGTTCGCGCGCGGGCTGCTCGACCGGCTGTTCACGCGCGCCTACCTGCCGGGCGAGGCGGCCGAGACCGACCCGTTCCTCGCGCGGCTCGACCCCGAGCGTCGCGACACGCTCGTCGCCGTCCGCGAGGACGACGGCTCGCTGCGCTTCGACATCCGCCTGCAGGGCGAGGGCGAGACCGTGTTCCTGGAGTTCGATGCCTGA
- a CDS encoding 3-oxoacid CoA-transferase subunit A, producing MTRIASDLLDAVGEIADGSTVMISGFGAPGQPLGLIDALIEQGASGLEIVSNNAGNGDSGIARLIELGRVRRVVCSFPRQPDSWHFDAAYRAGRVELELVPQGNLAERIRAAGAGIGAFFTPTGFGTILAEGKETREIDGRGYVLEFPIRADVALIKADRADTVGNLVYRKTARNFGPIMAAAATTTIAEVNEVVPAGGIDPEAVVTPGIYVQTVVVIDERTAAAERAASLASAETAAGGRGR from the coding sequence ATGACGCGCATCGCCTCGGACCTGCTGGACGCCGTCGGCGAGATCGCCGACGGGTCGACCGTCATGATCTCGGGCTTCGGCGCCCCCGGTCAGCCGCTCGGGCTCATCGACGCGCTCATCGAGCAGGGGGCGTCCGGGCTCGAGATCGTCAGCAACAACGCCGGCAACGGCGACTCGGGGATCGCGCGGCTCATCGAGCTGGGGCGCGTGCGCCGCGTGGTGTGCTCGTTCCCGCGGCAGCCCGACTCGTGGCACTTCGACGCCGCCTACCGCGCCGGGCGGGTCGAGCTGGAGCTCGTGCCGCAGGGCAATCTGGCCGAGCGCATCCGCGCGGCGGGCGCCGGCATCGGCGCCTTCTTCACCCCGACCGGCTTCGGCACGATCCTCGCCGAGGGCAAGGAGACGCGCGAGATCGACGGGCGCGGCTACGTGCTCGAGTTCCCGATCCGGGCGGATGTCGCCCTCATCAAGGCCGACCGCGCCGACACCGTGGGCAACCTCGTCTACCGCAAGACCGCGCGCAACTTCGGGCCCATCATGGCGGCGGCGGCGACCACGACGATCGCCGAGGTGAACGAGGTCGTGCCGGCGGGCGGCATCGACCCGGAGGCCGTCGTGACGCCCGGCATCTACGTGCAGACCGTCGTCGTGATCGACGAGCGCACCGCCGCCGCCGAGCGCGCGGCCTCGCTCGCCTCCGCCGAGACCGCCGCCGGGGGGAGGGGCAGATGA